GAACTGGGCGAACTGCTGCCACCCCCCGTGCTGATCGCGTGGCGCTTTCTCATCGCCGCGCTGGCCCTGCTGCCCGCGCTGGCCCTGACCCGCCGCCCTGCGCCCCCGACTCACCCGCCCACGCGCCCGCTCTGGCGCGACGGGCTGATTCTGGGGGCGTGGCTGCTCGCCGGGTACGGCACCCAGACCATTGCCCTCCAGACCACCGGGGCCAACCGCGCGGCCTTTTTCACGGCCCTCAGTGTGGTGCTGGTGCCGCTGTGGCTGACGCTGGCGCAGCGCCGCCCGCTGCCGCTGGCCCTCTGGCTGGCCCTGCCGCTGGCCGTGGCGGGCCTGGCCCTGCTCTCCTGGGAGGGCGGGGCGCTGGTCGTCGGGGACGCCTGGGCGCTGGCCTGCGCGGTGACCTACGCGGGCTTCATCATCACGCTGGAGAGGATGGCCGCGCGGCATCAGGCGCTGCGCTTCACGTTCGCGCAGCTGCTGGCCGTGACGCTGCTGGCCTGGGGCTGGGCGCTGCTGGCGGCCCCGGCGCAGCTCTGGCCCCCGGCCGCCGCCTGGGGGCCGCTGCTGTATCTGGGCGTGGCCGCCACCGCGCTGACCACCCTGCTCCAGACGGTCGGGCAGCGCAGCGTGAGCGCCGCCGAGGCCAGCCTGATCTACGCGCTGGAACCGGTCGCGGCGGCCCTGTTCAGCTTCCTGCTGATTCAGGAACGGGTGGGGCTGCGCGGCGCGCTGGGCGGCCTGCTGGTGGTGGGCGCGACCGTTCTGAGCCAGCGGGCCGAGGGCAACGCACATCTGGAAGCCCCCGCCCCACAGGCGGAAGACTGACAGCCGTGCGGCTTTCGGCCCTCAGCGGCCCTGGTGGGCCTGGTCCGGCATCACCAACAGTTGCAGGGCGGGGCTGGCCTGCCAGGCATCCATCAGGCTGGCTTTCAGCACCGAGTTCTGGACGGCCTGGTACAGGACGGGCGACAGGTTGTTGGAGGGGTACACCCGGCTGCGGCCCTCTGCCCCGACATGGATGCCGATGGGAAAGCCCAGCGTCAGGGTTGCCACCAGCATCGCGCCCAGGGCAAAGCCCCCCAGCGCCCCCGCGCCCAGATGCCAGGGACGGCCCAGCTGCCCGCGCAGCAGCCGCCGGGTCGCCAGCGCCAGAACGACGCCCAGCAGCAGCGCCAGGCCGGTGGCGACCAGCGCGCCCGCGCCCAGCAGGTTGGCGAGGAAGCACGCGGCCACGCCGCCCAGCCCCCACACCAGTCCCGAGAGGCCGCGCCGCGCGCCCAGCGCCGTCACGACCGCCCAGAGGGTCACGAGAAGCGCATCGAACCAGGTAATCACAGCCGCCAGTCTAGCCAGAGATTTCTTACAAAACTCATCTGCCCGGACTCTTGTGGGAAGGTGGGGGTGGCTGCCGTCTTTTTCCCGGCGGGGGCTAGACTGGGGCCATGATTCGAGTCCTCCTCGTCGATGACCACGCGCTGTTCCGTCAGGGCCTGCGCAGCCTGCTGGAATCCGAGGGGATGCGCGTGATCGGGGAGGCCGCCAACGGGCGCGAGGCCATCCGCTACGCCGCCGATACCCACCCGGACGTGATCCTGATGGATATCCAGATGCCCGAACTCGACGGGGTCAAGGCCACCCAGAGCATCCTGGAAATCGACCCCCAGGCCCGCGTCATCATGATCACGATGTACCGCCAGGACCGCTACGTGTTCGAGGCGGTCAAGGCGGGCGCGCGCGGCTACGTGCTCAAGGATGCCGACGCGGCCACCCTGCTCGACGCGATTCGCCGGGTGGCGGGCGGCGAGGCGCTGCTCGACGCGGACATGGCCCAGAATGTCCTCGACGACTTCCGCCACAAGCGCGAGGAACTGCCCAGCGAGAAGCACGCCGACCTCAACGAACGCGAGACGATGATTCTCAAGCTGCTGGCCCAGGGCTTTTCCAATCAGGACATCGCGCTGCGGCTCGACATCAGCGAGAAGACGGTCCGCAACCGCCTCTCGGAGATCTTCACCAAGCTGCAACTGAACAATCGCACCCAGGCGGCCCTCTACGCGATCCGCGAGGGCATCGCCAACCTGGAATAGGGGAGGGTCCACCACCGTTCATGCCCAGGCCCCGCCCCGCCAGAACCGCGCCCGCCGCCTCCCCCGTGACCTTCCGGGCGGGGTGTGGCCGGGAGTGGGCGGCCGCTTCCGCCGAGGCGGATCTGGCCTACACCGAGCAGGCCTATCCCGACTGTCCGCTGTGCCCGCACCGGGTGGAGCCGGAGGGCGGCCCGCCCTTCTGCACCCTGCGTCCGGTGGGAACGGCGCACCCCTTCGCCGCGCTCGCGGGGTTGGAGTGGCCCGAGTGAGGGCGGCCGCGCGTGGTCTTTGACCTGACCGCCGACCTGCGCTCGCGGGGCTACGGCGGCGAGGTCAGTGTCCTGATCACCGATCTCGCGGGCCGGGAGCTGTACGCGCTGAATCCGGCGCAGGTCTTCCCGGCGGCCAGCACGATCAAGGTGCCCCTGCTGCTGCTGGCCCTGGAGGAGGCGCAGGCGGGACGGCTGGACCTGCGGGAGCGCGTTACCCTCCGCGCCCAGGACCGGGTGCCCGGTGCCGGGGTCCTGCACGAACTCGGCGCGGGCCTGCCCCTGACCTGGGAAGACCTGCTGACCCTGATGATCATCGTCAGCGACAACACCGCGACGAATCTGGTCATCGCCCGGCTGGGCCTGGAGCGGGTGAATGCCTGGCTGAGCGGGCAGGGCCTGCAAGACACGCGCCTGGTCGGGCCGCTTCAGCTGCCCCCCGAGCGGCAGAACGCGGCGCAGCGGCGGGGCGAGCGTAACCGGA
This genomic window from Deinococcus carri contains:
- a CDS encoding response regulator transcription factor — translated: MIRVLLVDDHALFRQGLRSLLESEGMRVIGEAANGREAIRYAADTHPDVILMDIQMPELDGVKATQSILEIDPQARVIMITMYRQDRYVFEAVKAGARGYVLKDADAATLLDAIRRVAGGEALLDADMAQNVLDDFRHKREELPSEKHADLNERETMILKLLAQGFSNQDIALRLDISEKTVRNRLSEIFTKLQLNNRTQAALYAIREGIANLE
- a CDS encoding DMT family transporter, producing MSSHARGLLLLVLVTAIWGSTFAVVKELGELLPPPVLIAWRFLIAALALLPALALTRRPAPPTHPPTRPLWRDGLILGAWLLAGYGTQTIALQTTGANRAAFFTALSVVLVPLWLTLAQRRPLPLALWLALPLAVAGLALLSWEGGALVVGDAWALACAVTYAGFIITLERMAARHQALRFTFAQLLAVTLLAWGWALLAAPAQLWPPAAAWGPLLYLGVAATALTTLLQTVGQRSVSAAEASLIYALEPVAAALFSFLLIQERVGLRGALGGLLVVGATVLSQRAEGNAHLEAPAPQAED
- a CDS encoding serine hydrolase; the protein is MVFDLTADLRSRGYGGEVSVLITDLAGRELYALNPAQVFPAASTIKVPLLLLALEEAQAGRLDLRERVTLRAQDRVPGAGVLHELGAGLPLTWEDLLTLMIIVSDNTATNLVIARLGLERVNAWLSGQGLQDTRLVGPLQLPPERQNAAQRRGERNRTSARDQAALLGTLVRGERLDEHHTWQALSILSRQQLRDLLGRHVPRDPQGEPLYQVASKSGELPGLHHDVGVLFTPRPLVAAVLSRGGTDPREHPDNRDVAVLAAALWPLLAALGGVFQGTSGDI